One window of the Camelina sativa cultivar DH55 chromosome 1, Cs, whole genome shotgun sequence genome contains the following:
- the LOC104708466 gene encoding F-box only protein 8-like — MHNSITWDARYLPLDLLIEILTRLPAESLLKFKSVSKFWLSLLSSRDFCNRFLTVPSQPRLYMSLMDRRFYSKSLLLSSAVPSPFPSTLEFDQDLTVRTMGGFDPRFLHGFICFMHYLNARIYIPTTRQLYIIPVIKESDIIAEGRDLHNDPYTIQYYMGHDPVNDQYKLLCTIFVEDMGKKRSEYWVYVLESGGSWKRKSVANDFHPHDPNILALCMKGAIYYCAWTDTYTCVLVRFDVRSEGFDMMQVPWRAGEKIEKLTRLEKTVLSPIDYGGTVAVFDITYLKETGTVDL; from the coding sequence atgcaTAATTCTATAACTTGGGACGCACGATACCTCCCTCTGGATCTCCTGATCGAGATTCTGACGAGATTACCTGCGGAATCTTTGTTGAAATTCAAGAGTGTCTCGAAGTTTTGGTTATCTCTCTTGTCCTCTAGAGATTTTTGCAACCGTTTCCTTACGGTCCCATCTCAACCTCGTCTTTACATGTCTTTAATGGACCGCCGCTTCTATTCCAAGTCTCTGCTCCTATCATCAGCCGTTCCAAGCCCGTTTCCTTCTACCTTAGAATTCGACCAGGATCTGACTGTCCGTACGATGGGAGGCTTCGACCCACGCTTTCTCCATGGCTTTATTTGCTTCATGCATTATTTAAATGCGCGGATCTATATCCCTACAACCAGACAACTTTATATCATACCTGTTATAAAAGAATCTGATATCATAGCTGAGGGTCGCGATCTTCATAATGATCCTTATACCATCCAATACTACATGGGCCACGATCCTGTAAACGATCAGTATAAACTACTCTGCACAATTTTTGTAGAGGATATGGGAAAGAAAAGGTCTGAGTATTGGGTGTATGTTCTAGAAAGTGGTGGCTCGTGGAAAAGGAAAAGCGTTGCAAATGATTTTCATCCTCATGATCCTAATATATTAGCATTATGTATGAAAGGAGCTATATATTATTGTGCGTGGACTGATACATATACATGTGTGCTTGTGAGGTTCGATGTCAGGTCCGAAGGATTTGATATGATGCAAGTACCTTGGAGGGCCGGTGAGAAGATAGAGAAGCTAACTAGACTTGAGAAGACAGTACTGTCTCCAATAGATTATGGTGGAACAGTAGCTGTCTTTGACATTACCTATCTAAAAGAGACAGGTACCGTGGATCTATGA